In Chelmon rostratus isolate fCheRos1 chromosome 21, fCheRos1.pri, whole genome shotgun sequence, the genomic window TagaatgaggagaggaggcaaagtTCAGAAAAGTTCATTCACATCGTTCGAGGGCTGGACCAGTGGGGATAGGATGGCCAGACATAAAGGTGTCAGCTACAATATACTATTACAATTTGGCCATTAAGCTGAAACTCTTATCAACAGTGACTTACAATTAGTACAACAGTTCAGCATTTGTGGATCCAATAATCGCAAGTAGCACAGTAATAAACAAGGGCCAGGGACAACAGCACAATGCTAAGAAGTCGACGTGGAGTGGAGGGAGGCCGGGTGTAAATCAGAAGGGCACCAGAAAGAGAAACAACTTGTGAAAGAGGCCACAGCACATCTGCCAGTAAAGCTGCCACTAGCCTGCAGAAACACTGGCTCTCATTTACCAAGCGGAGTGAAGACTTTTAGAAAGTGTTTCAAATACGTGCAGTCAGAGTGTTTCATGTGTCTGATCACACTGACAACACTACAACATTCACTGTCAATTCATGCATTTCCATGCACCACTAACCAGGTTACTCAGAGAAACCAGGTTACTTAAATAACCCATTTACATGCGCTGTAGTAACCTGGTTACAGTGAAGCTGTGTATAATGTTACATGCAACACATCAGGACCcagatttctctctctttacctcTCTGACTTTAATTTGGAACCATGGCATTCTGATTTGAACTGTCCCcactttttgctcttttttgtcACAATGCAGTGACCCACAGACAGCCAGGCGGCCAGAGCAGAGCTTTTCTTCACAGTGCAGATCCTGTGTCACAATAACTAGGTTTCTTGTGTGGATGACACTTAAGAAATCAGTTTGCTGGAGAAAGACTGTAACTCAGTtatttaatgctgctttcacGTGGATTCAGGCAGACAGTCGACAACACCCCCTGAATAGTACAGGAAGAGAGATACAAACACACGATGTGACGGAATGCCAGGATGGCAAAACGAAAACAAGCATGATGACATGTTGCTATGGTGATGTACTGTTTACAAAGGAGGGAATAGAATATAATAAATCATATTACTTCATGTATGTTATTTTATGTAATTATTCTAGTAATGCATGGTCGGTGTAGTTTTCTCTAAATATTCTATTGCaaacttaaaatgaatgtttattcCCTCCAAAACGTagtgtcattcattcattacatgAAAAGTGATTTGTCGTTATATCTCAGTCGGATGCCAGGGTCTAACCACATAAATCCAGGAAAATTATTAGAGCCTCGTTATCGAAATTGCCATGTTTTCTCCTCATGTGAAGGAGATACAAAATATCTGGCTGTAAATTCTGTTGCAGAGGACAGCAAAATGTTCTAATATTTTATCTTTTGATGGCAATGCTGTCAGCTGTTACTCTTGCCGGTATTCTCTGCTGGCCTAATTTTGCCAGCATGCTCTTTAAATGATATCTGGTTTGCCAGTTTGTCTGCTGGCTACCTGAATCCATGTAAATGCAGCGTAAGTGCTTGTATACACATTGAATGTTTTCAGCTGGTTGTTCCAATAACATGGCAATCTGCTGCATGGTAGAGGTCAAGATAATATGGTGCTCCTGGTTTTGAGTGCAAAAAGTCAGGCGGAACcactaaaatgatgatgaatgatggaaTGTCAACTCGCCCCATCCAAAGAAATACACCTGACCggcacttctaaagctcacttattaacGAAGCTGTTGGTTTGGTACATGCACTTGAACAGAATGTACAAACGACAGTTGTGGTTGCAGGGGGGAGCTGCGTGTTTGATTTGCAGTGTTACTTCCACTTCTGTGCGTCAGTTCAAATGGTCCGATGCTTTAAACTAAGTGCTTGTCAGATTGCCTGCAGCACCTGAAACTCTTCTGCACAGCTGAATTGGAGGTAGACGGCTGCATCAGATTTTTAGCTCACCTTTCCAAAAACAGTCAGTATGACGATCAAACCTGATTGGTCAGGTGAGTGAAGGTTTCAAAGTAAGCAGAGTTTAaacttctctctcctctgtcattcCTCACCTGACCATTTCCATCACTGTGCTCAGCTGAGTGCAACACTCAACACTGTCTGACACTGTGCACCACATCTTAAACGTTGGACAGCACTTTTATGGGATTTTGGAATACAAACTTTGGTTAGAACCCGAACACAAAATCACCAGACGTGATaaaaatcagtgtgtgtatgtgtgtttgctgtagaGAAAAACTGTCAGAGGGGTCAGTGACCCGGTATGGcctgtgaggtgtgtgtgtgtgtgtgtgtgtgcatgtgtgtttattatcaaatgcagaaaacactgatgatATAATCTGTTCAGTTTTCCCAGATGCTTGTAAACCAGTTCCAGACTTCATCTCAAGTGTTACATATTAACCTCcctgaatgtttttaaaacagTCTGCACACACGCCCACGTGCTCATGTTGCTGCATTGTTTTGCAGACTGCCATGCAGAAAGTAGTTTATAATCAAATTCGTTCAGAATACACTTCCCTCATCCTTGAAAGGCAGTGCCAGACATATAAGTGCTtgtaaagttattttttttaataaaggaCAATGTGTTGACTGTGCTTGTAGTCTCAAGTATTTAAAGTGAAAATGGACATGTTTTGGGATTTTGGGTATAAATATGGAGACCTACTGGCCCACTGCATCCTTTCAGACTTTAATGTGTCCGAGATGGAGGACACGTACCTCACAACATCGCTGGGAACCAAAACATCACCAATCAACCAGTTAGACTGACTGACAGTTAcactgtgtatttgtatgtatgtagGCCTATAgctacacacatacatacacatacctTTTCATCCTGAGGAAGAACTCTCTTTGTCCTAGACACATCTTCCTTGTGGAGCCCTGAACATAGCCAACTagggtctgtttgtgtgcataaagGTTGTGAATGGTCATGGaaattttattttggtttcttGAAAAGTCACAGAAATTATGTTTGAATAGAATTTGAATGTGATATGGTTGAATGATGCCAGGCAGGCATCTCTAATGACCAGTTCAATCTTTGGgtagaacacaaacaaaagaatcACCAAAGTGCGAGACctcttcagacacacacacacacacacacacacacacacacacacacacacactctgatgtaTTAGCATTCAGGCAGTCTCACTACGTTTACGTATGAATTTATGAAGCCTTACGGTCTCCTGGCAGTAAGTTAAGACATCCACAGTAGTTCCTGGTCCTATTGGACCAAAAGAGGAGCAGCTCAGCCACACTAAACTGCGTCCCTGCCTATTGACTGTAAAGACCAAGCTCAGAAAAACTGAGAATTCCTTCCTTGTTAGTAAAGGCCAAAATGAACCCATGCACCTTGTacaactttgtttgtttctaacGTACTCTTCAACTTCTTGATCGTCAGCTGATCTCTGTACCAGCTGCGGTCTATTTAAACACCCATCCACACTTctgaactgtgttcactgaccaCCTCAACATAAACACCTTCAACTGTAATCCATTAACTGTTTGTTACCCTAAATGTGAGAAGAATCTTATCTCTGACCCCGCAGTAATCATGCATCCAAGCTACTGGCCTACTTCCACTGTTCCACTGGAGGTCAATACTGGTTCAGTGGCCTGAAACTGAACTGATCAGTATGAACTCTGTTTCACCCTGTCTGCTCATCTGCCAGGGTCATCAGCCCTCTGCTTTGCTTTCCCTCCTTCTATGGATTCTGCTATTTTCCCTTTCTCCTCACAACTTATTGATCCTATAAGGATaatggaatgtgtgtgtgtgtgtgtgttaggacCACCCACCGTCTATGTGTACAGAGTAAATACATTAACTGTCATCAGCAAACTTTACCTGGTGTTTCCAAATAAACCAGAGTTGCTCTTTATCTCGTCATTTCCAAACAGTCACAGAGCTCACTAATGGCTTAATTCaaacctgctgttttcattatatTCTGCTTATTGATGAGTGTGTCATGATGGAAGATGTGATTTTAGATCAACATGAGCACTGCAGTTAACTTATTTATATACAGGCGTTTTTTCCTTAACCCCAATCTAGTCGAGTTCTCTGAAACTAAATGTTTGAATATTCTTGATGCAAGCAGACCAGCACATCAagttttaatcagttttatATAAACTGAGTTGAGATGAGCTGGGGAGGGTCTGGTATGCTTCCTTCTTTCTAGTTCTACTCCACACGTGTTAATCGCTGTGCTTTAGGGGTTAAtaaggatatttttttttcaaactttgacagagccaggcaaaccatttccccctgcctccagtctttatgctaagctaggctaacctgACCCCAGCTCTGATTAATCTCCGTCTTTGTCATCACGCTCACAAAAAAAGGCTAATTAGTATagatttctcaaaatgtttacACATTTCAATACATCACAGTTTAACCCTTTCACTTAAATGTAATGACAGACGCCAATATTCTCcacaaaacagttttattaaataaaaagcCCATACATTATAACATAAATCACTTAAATAAGTTGGGATAAGATACAAAAGTTATATAAACAGCCTCTACATTACATATGTACAGAATCCTATAGATACACCTCTGAGCTGATTAAAGTGTTCCACGTCTGTGTACAGTGCCTCTCGTTTAGTTTGTTCAtatcttaaaaaaatatatacaaatcCAATGTATTAACAATAGAATGTAAAACACGTTCTTAAGTCATCTACAATATGTACAATTCATGTATGCCATAAAATCCACATTGACACATGTCCCAAAAGATCAAGAGTGACAAACAGGGTTTCagttcatgtgtaaatgtggcTTTTGATTTGTTCCCTAAGAGCATCTGAGTGCTTCCAAAAACTCTCCAAGTACCTTGATTATACTGTAGCTCCTCTGTGGGCTGGGAGGTAAAACACAGATGATTTGAGACTTCTGGGAAACCTCACATTCCACTCTACACTGCTTTAGGAAACACAACCCTTTATCATCTCGGTTTAATTTTGTACATAGCTGGTAAACTTGGTTGGCAGATTGTCCACAGGATAGACAGTAGGTCCTGTTTTCATGGTGGGCGGCCCGTTTAAAAGAGTCCAGTGACACTTTGTGACCACTTCCACCAGGAAGATCTTCAACAGGACCTTAGCAAACTCCTTCCCCACACACATCCTGGAGCCCCCTCCGAACGGGATGTACTGGAACCTGGAGGAGTCGGCGGAGGGTTTGGTCATGAAGCGCTCCGGCTGGAAGTCTTCCTTGTTGGGAAAGATCTCTGCCACGTCGTGGGTGTCACAGATGCTGTAGATGACGTTCCAGCCTTTGGGAATTTGGTAGCCCTGAAGCGGTTAGAGGAAATGATCAGTGAGCAGATTGATTGATAGGAGCTGACATTTACAGATATCTGTTGTTCATGGAGATCTTAGTTAACTTACGTTGAGTTCAAAGGTCTTGAGGGCCACTCTGAAGCCTCCTGGAACAGGAGGGTTGATCCTCAGAGTCTCTTTAATGACACAACCTGTGTATTTCAACTGCTCCAAGGACTCGATGTTCAGACTCTGGAGGTCcatcccctgctcctcctgaacacatacaaacaggcacgagaggagaggcagaggaaagtGTTAACCAGAGTTGAATTGTAGTGGGTCATGCTAGTTTTTCACTTCTCCCAGACTGATTTCAGAAAGGTGGTTTCATATTACAGTAATAATTTCAGTGGTTGAATCAAACCAGAGTGGTTGATGCTACAAACTGAAAACTATCAAATCTACTTGTTTACTGTAGGTTAGCTCATTAGCCCCGCTGGCCTTCCAAGTTCAGGTAACCAAGCTCTGAACTGGCTCCTGATACTCGTTTAACATAGTTTGCACTCATTAGTTTCACTGAGAAAGCTTCAATCTCTATGGCAACTATAGGTTACACAAACCCTACTGCATATTTTAATATGGTAACTATTAGACCAGACAATTGAGCAAATTTGATCTGCTGAGGCAGACCATGAAATGTGGTAGAAAGCTCATTAAAAATAGTAAGTAAACTGAGCTTGAGACCCATTTCGGTCAGCTACTGTTTGCAAGGTCAACACTGATGTCTCCCTACTCATGCTTAATGAGTAAATATGATTGTTCAGTACATTAATTCTCCATAAAATGATCACATGAATGAGATGAATTCAAAGTTGCACCAGATTGTCGGTTTTGTTTAACGTTCAGCTGCCACTATTTAAGCTGAACAACTTTTAGAACTAGAGCTGTACGGTGTAAATTACCTTGCTCAGCAGTTCCTGTCTCAGTCTATCCACAACCTCAGGGTTCAGGCCCAGGAACATGACCAGAGAGGTGGCTGTGCTGGCCGTGGTTTCATGGCCcccaaacagcagctctgtagcAGACTCCTTAATGGCCTGGAAGCAAAAACGTAGACACAGAATAAGATAAGGCTCTAACCAAACCCATAGCCTCCAGGAAGGACAGAAGACACCTGAGATGTCTTGCTTGTTTTCTCATGTATGGAGTTTGATGTGATCTTGTCACTACCTGCATGCTGATGGGTTCCCCGTTCTTCTTGCTGCTGTctatgagctgctgcagagcgtCTCTGTGTTTGGACTCCTTGTCGGACTCCTGCACCTTCTTCTTGATGTTCTCCTCTATCTTGGAGTGGATGAAGTTCCTCGCCTTCAGACCCTGGAGGACAGGAAAAtggcaggaggagaggtggaatGAGGGGAGATGGAAATAAATGAGGGAGTAAGATGGACTGGACTGACATGTGCACTGTCCTTATTCTGACACACCAGAGGTTTTCAAGGTTTTAGCTCATTTACTAGAATCCAGTTACAACACAGGCAGAAACTGGCTTCCATTCATTTTGCTGCAGTGAGAAAATCTAGATTAATCATCTCTTTTTTGAcagctaacgtcagcatgcttTTAAATAAGGCTGGCTATACTGCAAAATCCCTGCTGCTGcttaattttaataatttgATACAtgttaaaagtttaaaaaaagcgAGCGTAGCTACATGAGAACTGAGTGTCTCTCTTACCCTGTACAGTCCACTGAAAGGCACATCGATGGGCAGAGAGAACAGATTCTTGATCATTTCCTCAAAAGCTTCCACAAGCTGCTGCTCGTCGGTCTTGATCTGCTCCGGATCGAAGCCCAGGAGGATCCTCATGGCTATGCGGAACATCAGCCGCTTCATCTCCGGATAAACCAGCACGCAGGAGTCCTTGGCGAGCCACTCCTTCACTGCAGCCCGCACCTCCTCCTGGATGACCGGGATGTAGAGCTCCAGAGCCTCCCTGGAGAAGGCCCGCATGATGGCCTGGAGGACGGAAGGGAAACATCAGCTTGTATTATTTTCCACCCAAACTTCCAAAGAAATGACTAACAGACTAACACTTTCCATCCACTGGGGACAGAGTAGATCTCTTGTTGTCTTGCAGTGCAAAAATCTCCTAGTATTTGTCTGTAATTCAGCCcataaaattattttttcttagCGCAAGTTAAGCAGTCTGCCTGCACATTAAGAATATCTCAACCTgcttagtagtagtagtagtagtaaatcTACTACTGACACTTTTTCTAAAAATCTGATCATTTTCCTCCAttagaacattttttaaaaagttgatttCTATTGAAGAAAGGTTTAGATAATTAAACGGCACTGGCAGATCGGCTTTGAGGATCCAATGATGACAAATTACTGTGACTATTTATTACTTATGGAATTGAAACATAATAAATTAAGCTAAATCTTATTCCTCATTTTACTGAGAACTACGGGAGCAAATCTAAATGTCCTACGAGGAGACTACAGAGCCACAGGCTGACATCTTTTTCTACCCGTAaagaaaatgtctcaaaaacagATTATTATAAAAAGGTACTGATCGCTACTCTGAAGTAGATCCCCTGAAAGCAAAGCCCGCAGGAACTTACCTTCTTCTTGGTCTTGTGCTGCGCTCCGTGCACGTTGGACAGTGTGTCCGAGCCGAGGATGGTGCGCACAGAAGCGGGCCACTGCACGGACACGAGCCTGTGCTCCCCCATCAGGATGTGCCTGACGTTGTCCGCGCCGGTCACACGCACCGTGGGGTTCCCGAAGAGGTGCGTGCGGTAGATGTAGCCGTACTTCTGTCGCTTCATCCGCAGAAActttctcctctgcagacacGGACACGCAAAAACCGGTGAGTGATCACCGATCAGCAGCTCAGACCCACGGCGGCACACAGCCCCCAAATACGAGTTAAACTGACCAGTCGGTACAAATCAATACATACTGAgtttaaaatcaatcaatactACTACGATGGCAAAGTCGCAGATTAAAGGTAAATAATTCAGAATGACTGTCTAGATTTAAAGtgaaattgcttttttaaatttcagtttaaCACGATCTTTAATCCTGTAGTGCCATAAACGCCTCATGGAAGCGCACAGAGTTGAAAgcagtgctgtttgtttactAAGGTGCGCCAAGTTAAAATCACGTTTCCTCATGTTGTCTGGAGCATCCTCATCCACCTGAGGACCAGGAAGCGTGTCCGTGTGAAAGGACATGTCAGCGGCGGTGTGCGGCGCTTACCTGGAGGATGAGCTGCAGCGTCTCTCCAATGAAAGGTAAGCCCATGGACCCGGGGGGCAGCGGGCTGGGGCAGCTCGGATCTCTGCCTCGGATCAGATAAACCTCCCACAGCTTCACCGCCACCAAAAACAGCAAGAAGGGTAGCACGATGGTGCACAGGAAGGTGGCCAGCAGTGTGCTCAGAGCCATGTTGCAGCGGCTTCGGCGTCTTGTCGGAGGTGGTGCGGCCCAGGTGAAGCTCTGTCAGCGACAGAGGCTCCGGGCTGCCCACCCTGCGCTTTTATAGGCTGCCAGGACCGCGGGCAGCCTGCTACCTTCTCCGCCCTCAGATAAATTAGTTCACTCAAAGTTCATCTTTAATTGTGGGTGTCGTTGCGCCCCGCCCCCGGCCTGTACTGGCTGACTCGCCTCGCCATTTGTTACAAGGGCCGCATCTTTAATCCCTACCTCCCGTCGCACGCAGACAATCCGCGGCGGATTTCACTGAGAAAAGGTGATGATTCCCTGCGAGACAATGGGAGCGCGGCCCGAGACGCCTTTGTTGGCAATCAGGCAGCTAGTTTACACACTCATTACCTCGACTTAAGCCCCGCTCTCGGATCAGTAATCGTGCCTGCAGGGCGGCCCGCATTCAACAGCAAAAAGCTTTTaagcagcacattttcagaaaatggaaaagaggCTCCGGGTTGAAGAATGTCTTAATCCCTCACCCCGTGGGTCTCACTGGTGCCACTCAAACTCCCCCCGCAATTTATTTTAGTTTGGTTCATGTGATGGACTGCGTGCGCGCGCACTTTTCACGGTTTGATCGGGATGCACCTTTCCGTTCTCAGAACGTGCTCCAGCCGACGAGTTTCACCATGTCGCTGGAATTATTGTAGCCTGTCGCCTTCATCACGTGTCAGCGGGAAAGGATGAGGTGATCAACAGGTCGCTGCAGAGACTACTCAGTCCGCCTTCAGGAACCACGTCTTTCTAATCTGCAAGAAGACTTTAACCTGCGCTCTCCCCGccgcgtgcgtgtgtgtgtgtgcgcgcgtgtgtgttaTAAAAATGATATCTCTGTCCCTGGGTTCAAACGGGGGTCAGCAGAGTCTGGAGGAGGAAGGTCATCCCCGGGCTGTAAACACGGAGCCGCGCAGCCACCACATCCTCACTCTGAATCTGGACTCTTGTTTTTTACGACCGACCATAACGTcagggcatgtgtgtgtgtgcgtgtgtttatgtgtgtgcggCAGGGGCAATCGGTCAGTGACAGTGAGGCAGCTGCTTTTACAGGATGGATCTGTCTGTTCTGGCTGACTGTGTGCGTTTTTAAGAGAAGGCGCCCCGAGGTTCATCCCGGCGGGAGAGCGGGACAACTGTCCCTGCTCCACTCACACAAAGGCCGAGACATGATCTGACGTCCCATCATGGCTTGGATGTAACATTCCAGCACTTTCTGCTGGTTAGCAGCAGGGCTGTAGCTGCCACCGAGGACACGCTGACATGCTGTCTGTCCTCTGGACCTGTGGACCTGTATACAGTCTTCACTGACAGACGGTGTTAGAGGCTGATACCACTTCACTTTGGACTCAGTAGGCTTTGACTCATTTCAGGCCGACAATAActaagaaaatgaagaaataaatgattCATTATTTCTCCATCAGCATTTTATTCCCATCAGAAAAATCATGGACAGATTCACCTGCTCGGAGTCCCTGAGGCACGAATAAGCAACAAAGCTCCAACTTCCTTTCGCTCTCTGTACAGTTTCTCTGAGACAGAATGTTGTCTGATCCTGCATCCATCATGTCAGATCATAGTGTGCTTTAGTGCTACTTATTCCCAGGCAGTGTTTCCATTAAATCAGCACAAATAAGCTGACAAACAGTCAGCCTGGAGCTCCAGAAGTCCAACGGCCCAGGGTAGGCCCCACCTTTGCTCAGTTGGTAATCCGGTCTTGGAAGCAGTAGACCTCTATTTGGC contains:
- the LOC121624754 gene encoding cytochrome P450 26A1; this translates as MALSTLLATFLCTIVLPFLLFLVAVKLWEVYLIRGRDPSCPSPLPPGSMGLPFIGETLQLILQRRKFLRMKRQKYGYIYRTHLFGNPTVRVTGADNVRHILMGEHRLVSVQWPASVRTILGSDTLSNVHGAQHKTKKKAIMRAFSREALELYIPVIQEEVRAAVKEWLAKDSCVLVYPEMKRLMFRIAMRILLGFDPEQIKTDEQQLVEAFEEMIKNLFSLPIDVPFSGLYRGLKARNFIHSKIEENIKKKVQESDKESKHRDALQQLIDSSKKNGEPISMQAIKESATELLFGGHETTASTATSLVMFLGLNPEVVDRLRQELLSKEEQGMDLQSLNIESLEQLKYTGCVIKETLRINPPVPGGFRVALKTFELNGYQIPKGWNVIYSICDTHDVAEIFPNKEDFQPERFMTKPSADSSRFQYIPFGGGSRMCVGKEFAKVLLKIFLVEVVTKCHWTLLNGPPTMKTGPTVYPVDNLPTKFTSYVQN